A stretch of the Glycine soja cultivar W05 chromosome 13, ASM419377v2, whole genome shotgun sequence genome encodes the following:
- the LOC114382042 gene encoding GDSL esterase/lipase At5g33370-like, whose protein sequence is MAILSSFTPLTIPSIVLLVVGVLVSGAEARPRAFFVFGDSLVDSGNNNYLATTARADAPPYGIDYPPSHRPTGRFSNGYNIPDLISQRLSAESTLPYLSPELRGNKLLVGANFASAGIGILNDTGIQFVNVIRMYRQLQYFKEYQNRVRDLIGASQTKSLVNKALVLITVGGNDFVNNYFLVPNSARSQQYPLPAYVKYLISEYQKLLKRLYDLGARRVLVTGTGPLGCVPSELAQRGRNEQCAPELQQAAALFNPQLEQMLLRLNRKIGKDVFIAANTGKTHNDFVSNPQQFGFVTSQVACCGQGPYNGLGLCTALSNLCSNREQYAFWDAFHPSEKANRLIVEEIMSGSKAYMNPMNLSTILALDANT, encoded by the exons ATGGCAATCTTGTCAAGTTTTACACCATTGACTATTCCTAGTATAGTCTTGTTAGTGGTTGGAGTCTTAGTCTCTGGGGCTGAAGCTAGGCCAAGGGCTTTCTTTGTGTTTGGAGATTCACTTGTTGATAGTGGAAATAACAATTACTTGGCTACCACGGCACGTGCTGATGCCCCTCCTTATGGGATTGATTACCCTCCAAGTCATAGACCAACTGGTCGTTTCTCCAATGGCTACAACATTCCTGATCTTATCA GTCAGCGACTTAGTGCTGAGTCTACATTGCCATACTTGAGTCCAGAATTAAGAGGAAATAAGCTCCTTGTTGGTGCCAATTTCGCTTCAGCTGGAATTGGAATACTTAATGACACTGGAATTCAGTTT GTAAATGTAATCAGAATGTATAGACAGCTACAGTATTTTAAAGAGTACCAAAACCGAGTGAGAGATTTAATTGGAGCTTCACAGACTAAGAGCTTAGTGAATAAAGCACTAGTGCTCATTACTGTAGGTGGCAATGATTTTGTAAACAACTACTTCTTGGTGCCCAATTCAGCAAGGTCTCAACAATACCCACTTCCTGCATATGTCAAGTATCTCATCTCTGAGTACCAAAAGCTTTTGAAG AGGCTATATGATTTAGGAGCTCGTAGAGTTCTGGTGACAGGCACAGGACCCTTGGGTTGTGTTCCATCTGAATTGGCCCAACGTGGTAGAAATGAACAATGTGCTCCTGAACTGCAACAAGCTGCAGCATTGTTTAACCCTCAACTCGAACAAATGTTACTACGACTCAACAGGAAAATTGGAAAGGACGTTTTTATTGCTGCAAACACAGGAAAAACGCACAACGACTTCGTTTCTAACCCCCAACAATTTG GATTTGTTACATCGCAAGTAGCTTGTTGTGGGCAAGGACCTTACAATGGTCTTGGGTTGTGCACAGCACTCTCCAACCTGTGCTCCAATAGAGAGCAGTATGCATTTTGGGATGCATTCCATCCATCTGAAAAGGCCAATAGGCTTATTGTGGAGGAAATTATGTCAGGTTCTAAAGCCTATATGAATCCAATGAACCTTAGCACCATCCTAGCTTTGGACGCAAACACATGA